One Clostridium novyi NT genomic window carries:
- the gltX gene encoding glutamate--tRNA ligase, which yields MSAKEVRTRFAPSPTGYMHVGNLRTALYTYLIAKHENGKFILRIEDTDQGRYVEGAVDVIYKTLEMTGLKHDEGPDVGGPVGPYIQSERKGTYMEYAKELVEKGEAYYCFCDKERLDSLKENSDTFKYDGHCRNLSKEEVEENLKNGVPYVIRQKNPLDGVTTFEDEIYGTISVDNSELEDMILIKSDGLPTYNFANVVDDHLMGITHVVRGNEYLSSAPKYNRLYNAFGWDIPTYVHCPPIMKDAHNKLSKRNGDASFEDLLKKGYLKEAVVNFIALLGWNPGTNQEIFTLEELVKEFDYKNINKSPSIFDTTKLKWMNGEYIKKLSLDEFHKYALPYYEEIFTKEEMETYNLLKLSEQVQTRIEVFTEIPELVAFVKELPNYDISIYSHKKMKTNPENSLVTLEKALPALEALEDWTFDALNDVIYSLVKELEVKNGVVFWPVRTALSGEASSPGGAFELAEILGKKESLRRVRVGIEKLKEAIN from the coding sequence ATGTCAGCAAAGGAAGTTAGAACAAGATTTGCACCAAGTCCAACTGGATACATGCACGTTGGTAACTTGAGAACAGCACTTTACACTTATCTTATAGCAAAGCATGAAAATGGAAAATTCATACTAAGAATAGAAGATACAGACCAAGGAAGATATGTTGAAGGCGCCGTTGATGTAATATATAAAACTTTAGAAATGACTGGACTTAAACACGATGAAGGTCCAGATGTAGGTGGTCCTGTAGGTCCTTATATTCAAAGTGAAAGAAAAGGAACTTATATGGAATATGCTAAAGAATTAGTAGAAAAAGGTGAAGCTTACTACTGTTTCTGTGACAAAGAAAGACTTGATTCTCTAAAAGAAAACTCAGATACTTTTAAATATGATGGTCATTGTAGAAATCTTTCTAAAGAAGAAGTTGAAGAAAACCTTAAAAATGGAGTTCCTTATGTTATAAGACAAAAGAACCCTTTAGATGGAGTAACAACTTTTGAAGATGAAATATACGGAACAATCTCAGTAGATAACTCTGAACTTGAAGATATGATATTAATAAAATCAGATGGTCTTCCAACTTACAACTTCGCAAATGTTGTAGATGACCACTTAATGGGAATAACTCACGTTGTACGTGGAAATGAATACTTATCTTCAGCACCAAAATATAATAGATTATACAATGCTTTTGGATGGGATATACCAACTTATGTTCACTGCCCTCCAATAATGAAAGATGCTCACAACAAATTAAGTAAGAGAAATGGAGATGCATCTTTTGAAGACTTACTAAAAAAAGGATACCTAAAAGAAGCTGTTGTAAACTTTATAGCTCTTCTTGGATGGAACCCAGGAACAAATCAAGAAATCTTTACACTTGAAGAACTTGTTAAAGAATTTGATTATAAGAATATAAATAAATCTCCATCTATATTTGATACTACAAAATTAAAATGGATGAATGGAGAATATATAAAGAAACTTTCTCTTGATGAATTCCATAAGTATGCATTACCATACTATGAAGAAATATTCACAAAAGAAGAAATGGAAACTTACAACTTATTAAAATTAAGCGAACAAGTACAAACAAGAATAGAAGTATTCACTGAAATCCCTGAACTTGTAGCTTTTGTAAAAGAGTTACCTAATTATGATATTTCAATATACTCTCATAAAAAGATGAAAACTAATCCTGAAAACTCACTAGTAACTTTAGAAAAAGCTCTACCAGCTTTAGAAGCACTAGAAGATTGGACTTTTGATGCTCTTAATGATGTAATTTACTCATTGGTTAAAGAACTAGAAGTTAAAAACGGAGTTGTTTTCTGGCCTGTTAGAACAGCATTATCAGGGGAAGCATCTTCACCAGGAGGAGCTTTCGAACTTGCTGAAATTCTTGGAAAAAAAGAATCTTTAAGAAGAGTTAGAGTAGGAATAGAAAAATTAAAAGAAGCTATTAACTAA
- a CDS encoding phosphatase PAP2 family protein, protein MYISNSDNNNGGIKYYVYFLGLLSIGWISFFILKLRDSFVAGGGKFDNLAINYVSNIRNASLNKLVVIISRSGDTITAMIFTILVFFFFYIKKRKRDGYFYAITVLIIALISQGIKFIVKRPRPTGNWLVHIGGYSFPSGHSILSMTAALLIIYFILSTVKNKALAIIISVLVYIYGSLVGLSRVYVGVHYISDVVGGWTVSTVLVFISLLIYTNMNKNNSTKYIV, encoded by the coding sequence ATGTACATAAGTAACTCAGATAATAACAATGGCGGTATAAAATATTATGTATACTTTTTAGGATTATTATCCATAGGTTGGATATCTTTTTTTATACTAAAACTTAGAGATAGCTTTGTAGCTGGAGGGGGCAAATTTGATAACTTAGCTATTAATTATGTTTCAAACATAAGAAATGCTTCTCTTAACAAATTGGTAGTTATAATAAGTAGAAGTGGGGATACAATAACTGCTATGATATTTACGATTTTAGTATTCTTTTTCTTCTATATTAAAAAAAGAAAACGCGATGGATATTTTTATGCTATAACAGTTCTTATAATTGCACTTATTAGTCAAGGAATTAAATTCATAGTTAAAAGACCAAGACCAACAGGAAATTGGCTTGTGCATATAGGGGGATATAGTTTCCCAAGTGGACATTCAATTCTTTCCATGACTGCCGCACTACTTATAATATACTTTATTTTATCTACAGTTAAAAATAAAGCATTGGCTATTATAATAAGTGTTTTAGTATATATTTATGGTTCTTTAGTAGGACTAAGTAGAGTATATGTTGGAGTTCATTATATAAGTGATGTTGTTGGAGGATGGACGGTATCAACTGTATTGGTATTTATAAGTTTACTTATATATACTAATATGAATAAGAATAATTCAACAAAATATATAGTATAA
- a CDS encoding L,D-transpeptidase family protein, with protein sequence MRKCENNAIIIFFILLFILSSLCIWKIHKKSNNNNLDTKAISNTNTYKNPQQIEEKKSETPKDKNKSSESKEKPKEEKITPLKLGSKGDDVKTLQNNLNKFGYKIKADGVFGSSTEIAIYDFQKKNNLNRDGVAGESTLKKLALEPTEKTMYNPKDDIFSPVISSNNFENFINKRNANSQTDYYIWVNTNTPKTYIFKGYNHHWKLIKSMPCTVGRSSSPTIKGTFKVGNKGDAFIVKNNPRLMCKYFTQICGNYLFHTVLLNRNGTIANGTLGAKISHGCIRLSIENAKYIYNEIPKGSTIYIN encoded by the coding sequence ATGAGAAAATGTGAAAACAATGCAATCATAATATTTTTTATTTTATTATTCATTTTAAGTAGCTTATGTATATGGAAAATTCATAAAAAATCTAACAATAATAATTTAGATACTAAAGCTATATCAAATACTAATACTTACAAAAACCCTCAACAAATAGAAGAAAAAAAGTCAGAAACTCCTAAAGACAAAAATAAATCTAGTGAATCAAAAGAAAAACCTAAAGAAGAAAAAATAACACCATTAAAACTTGGTTCTAAAGGAGATGACGTTAAAACACTTCAAAATAACTTAAACAAATTTGGATATAAAATAAAAGCAGATGGCGTTTTTGGATCTTCCACGGAAATTGCCATATATGATTTTCAAAAGAAAAACAACCTAAATAGAGATGGTGTTGCCGGAGAATCAACCTTAAAAAAATTAGCCTTAGAGCCAACAGAGAAAACCATGTATAATCCTAAAGACGATATTTTTTCTCCAGTAATTAGCTCTAATAACTTTGAAAATTTTATAAATAAAAGAAATGCTAATAGTCAAACAGACTATTATATATGGGTAAATACTAATACCCCAAAAACATATATATTTAAGGGTTATAATCATCACTGGAAATTAATTAAGTCCATGCCATGTACAGTTGGAAGAAGTTCCTCACCTACTATAAAAGGAACATTTAAAGTTGGAAATAAAGGAGACGCATTTATTGTGAAAAATAATCCTAGATTAATGTGCAAATACTTTACTCAAATATGTGGAAATTATTTATTTCATACGGTTTTATTAAATAGAAATGGAACTATTGCAAATGGTACTTTAGGTGCTAAAATTTCTCATGGTTGTATTAGACTTTCTATAGAAAACGCAAAATATATATATAATGAAATTCCTAAGGGATCAACCATATATATAAATTAA
- a CDS encoding YgeY family selenium metabolism-linked hydrolase, which produces MKLENKLNANVEKYREDIVSFLKDIINIPSVTLKEEKVAFRIKKEMDRVGCDCSFIDDFGNVIGKVGNGKNIIVIEAHIDTVNAGDRELWVQNPFVANIKDGVVYGRGTLEQKGAIASMVYAVKAIKDLNIKGEYTLYIIGSIMKEEYDGEALRYIINKDNIYPDYVILTEPTNLNIHIGSMGRAEIDIIIKGLSADSGYPKIGINSIYKASPIVNELKRLNDLYMKNLSGKALISVNEIICTTPSKSCVPDKCIIKVDSRMWNRYALGDILNDVKALKSVKNYEVKISTTNKKTYTGYGYNAKHVLLPWINEENSYILKTTIETYKSLYNKSPKIDKWILTTNGSITAGVFNIPTIGFGPGKEILAYGPREQVLVDDLLKASVMYALLPFNLSKYK; this is translated from the coding sequence ATGAAGTTAGAAAATAAATTGAATGCTAATGTAGAAAAATATAGAGAGGATATTGTAAGTTTTCTAAAGGATATAATAAATATACCTAGTGTTACGTTAAAAGAGGAAAAGGTTGCTTTTAGGATAAAAAAAGAAATGGATAGGGTAGGGTGTGATTGTAGTTTTATTGATGATTTTGGGAACGTAATTGGAAAAGTTGGAAATGGAAAAAATATTATAGTAATAGAAGCTCATATAGATACTGTAAATGCTGGAGATAGAGAACTTTGGGTTCAAAATCCTTTTGTAGCAAATATAAAGGATGGTGTAGTTTATGGAAGGGGAACTTTAGAGCAAAAGGGGGCAATTGCCTCTATGGTATATGCAGTAAAAGCTATAAAAGATTTGAATATTAAAGGAGAGTATACTTTATATATAATTGGATCCATAATGAAGGAAGAATATGATGGGGAGGCATTAAGATACATAATTAATAAAGATAATATATATCCAGACTATGTTATATTAACTGAACCTACAAATTTAAATATTCATATAGGGAGTATGGGTAGAGCTGAAATAGATATTATAATTAAGGGATTAAGTGCTGATTCTGGGTACCCTAAAATAGGGATAAATTCTATATATAAGGCTTCCCCTATAGTTAATGAATTAAAAAGACTTAATGATCTATATATGAAGAATCTTTCAGGGAAAGCCTTAATATCAGTTAATGAAATAATTTGTACAACTCCAAGTAAATCCTGTGTTCCAGATAAATGTATCATAAAAGTTGATAGTAGAATGTGGAATAGATATGCTTTAGGTGATATTTTAAATGATGTAAAAGCATTAAAAAGTGTTAAAAATTATGAGGTCAAAATAAGTACTACTAATAAAAAAACCTATACTGGATATGGTTATAATGCAAAACACGTTTTATTACCTTGGATTAATGAGGAAAATAGTTATATATTAAAAACAACAATTGAAACTTATAAAAGCTTATATAATAAAAGTCCTAAAATAGATAAATGGATTTTAACTACTAATGGCAGTATTACAGCTGGTGTATTTAATATTCCCACTATAGGATTTGGTCCTGGAAAGGAAATACTTGCATATGGACCTAGGGAACAAGTTTTAGTTGATGATTTATTAAAAGCTTCTGTAATGTATGCCTTATTGCCATTTAATTTAAGTAAATATAAGTAG
- a CDS encoding DUF4397 domain-containing protein, producing the protein MYLYPDWKRQSKSFMRLLNASPNAPAVDVYFNGQLITSNLAYKEFTEYMSTSPGLYNVKVFPHGKLSSPIIDTRMKIPTDSILTLALANNLQDIQILPYLEPKLPIPPGNAYVKFVHLSPGTPNVDITLPNGTILFKDVEFEEGTDYIPLKVGTYTIEAKPTGSDKTVLTVPNINLKPNRFYTIYAVGYLDGTPSIQVLIPLDGNSYINL; encoded by the coding sequence ATGTACTTATATCCTGATTGGAAAAGACAATCTAAATCATTTATGAGATTATTAAATGCATCACCAAATGCACCAGCTGTAGATGTTTACTTTAATGGTCAATTAATAACTTCTAACTTAGCTTATAAAGAATTTACAGAGTATATGTCCACATCCCCTGGTCTATATAATGTAAAAGTATTTCCCCATGGAAAACTTTCGTCACCTATTATAGACACTAGAATGAAAATTCCAACTGATTCAATTTTAACTTTAGCTCTAGCCAATAATCTTCAAGATATTCAAATTTTACCTTATTTAGAACCTAAACTCCCAATTCCACCTGGAAATGCTTACGTAAAATTTGTTCATTTATCTCCTGGCACTCCAAATGTAGATATTACACTTCCTAACGGTACAATACTTTTCAAAGATGTAGAATTTGAAGAAGGCACAGATTATATACCTTTAAAAGTTGGAACTTATACAATAGAAGCTAAGCCTACTGGAAGTGATAAAACTGTTTTAACTGTACCTAATATCAATTTAAAACCAAATAGATTCTATACAATATACGCTGTAGGATATTTAGACGGTACTCCTTCTATACAAGTTTTAATTCCTCTTGATGGTAATTCATATATAAACTTATAA
- a CDS encoding aminopeptidase: protein MADERLKKLAKLLVNYSAEVKKGDFVLVQCDEVCEPWMVEVVKEAILAGAHVETKLDSHEVSQIKLKYSSEEQLQEENYIQKVALEKADVWLTAWGTKNTKANANIDSKVLQLAAKGATSWREIYSEKMGDGSLRWCGTQFPTYADAQEANMSLSEYEDFVYGAGLLDTEDPVAEWKKVSEYHEKWIKYLDTKKELHIISDGTDIKVNIDGRKWINCDGKVNFPDGEIFTSPVEDGVNGHITFSFPGIYMGKEVEGIRLEVENGKVVKATAKKGEELLNTLLKIDEGASRFGEVAIGTNYGIKKFTRNMLFDEKIGGTIHMAIGDSMPEAGGKNKSTIHWDMLCDMRNGGKIYADGELFYENGKLIEEVL from the coding sequence ATGGCAGATGAAAGATTAAAAAAACTTGCAAAACTTTTGGTGAATTATTCAGCAGAAGTAAAAAAAGGTGACTTTGTACTTGTACAATGTGATGAAGTTTGTGAACCTTGGATGGTAGAAGTAGTAAAGGAAGCTATACTTGCAGGGGCTCATGTAGAAACTAAGTTGGATTCTCATGAGGTTAGTCAAATAAAATTAAAATATAGTTCAGAAGAACAACTACAAGAAGAAAATTATATTCAAAAAGTTGCACTTGAAAAAGCTGATGTTTGGCTTACTGCATGGGGAACAAAAAATACTAAAGCAAATGCTAATATTGATTCTAAAGTGCTTCAATTAGCTGCTAAGGGAGCCACTAGTTGGAGAGAAATTTATTCAGAAAAAATGGGTGACGGTTCTCTTAGGTGGTGTGGTACACAATTTCCAACTTATGCAGATGCTCAAGAAGCCAATATGAGTCTTAGTGAATATGAAGATTTTGTATATGGTGCAGGACTTTTAGATACTGAAGATCCAGTAGCAGAGTGGAAAAAAGTAAGTGAATATCATGAAAAATGGATAAAATATTTAGACACTAAAAAGGAATTACATATTATATCAGATGGAACAGATATAAAAGTTAATATAGATGGTAGAAAGTGGATAAATTGCGATGGAAAAGTTAATTTCCCAGATGGAGAAATATTTACATCACCAGTAGAAGATGGAGTTAATGGTCATATAACTTTTAGTTTCCCTGGAATTTATATGGGAAAAGAAGTTGAAGGAATAAGACTTGAAGTTGAAAATGGAAAAGTTGTAAAAGCTACTGCTAAAAAGGGAGAGGAATTACTAAATACTTTACTAAAAATTGATGAAGGTGCTTCAAGATTTGGAGAAGTTGCTATTGGAACAAATTACGGTATTAAGAAATTTACAAGAAATATGTTATTTGACGAAAAGATAGGTGGAACTATTCATATGGCAATAGGGGATTCTATGCCAGAAGCTGGTGGAAAAAATAAATCAACAATACATTGGGATATGCTTTGTGACATGAGAAATGGCGGAAAGATATATGCTGATGGTGAGCTTTTTTATGAAAATGGTAAACTTATAGAAGAAGTATTATAA